CATTGCCCGCCAATACAGTTCAGAACGTGCTGGCAGTGCTTGCATATTAGCAATAATACGAAAAGCCAAAGCGCTCGACTGCGATAACTCCGCGAGATCACCAGGTGACATGCTATCACTAAGTCCTGTCACTGCTTTATTTTGTGGAATAGGAATCTGCCAAAGTGGCGGTAATCGTGGGAAAAATAAGAACAGTAGAATAAAAAATGGTAATGCTAAACCAATAAATTTTAAAATATGTAAAGCATCTGTTTTAAGCGATTTTAATACAGGCTGTGAAGTTTCAAAATTTACCGTTTGCACTCGATAAAGCCCAACCAAACAACTGATTAAACAACATAAAACCAATAATGCCATCCAAAAGGCTTGACTGTGTAAAAATAAACTTGCACTCACAAATAATGCAAAATTAAACAGAATAATAAAATCTCGTTTACTTTTAGTTTCTAAAGCTTTAGCAAATAAAAAAGTCGATAAAACAGCAGTGCCTGCCTCCACACCCAAAAATGTTCCAGCATCTAAATAAATAATCACTAAAGCTAAAATAGCAAAAATAATTTTGGGATATTTGGGGAAATCAAAAATTTCATGCTGATTTTTCTTATGATAATACGCTGCTAAACCCATAATATTCAGCAAAAATAAAATTGACAATGCGATCGGCATAAATGCCACTTGTGCTAACCAAATTAAACCCAATGCACACAGAATGGAAATTTGAATGGATTTATTCATGTTCAACACCCCTAAGCCTGTGCCAACAAAGTTTTGACTTGAATATAATGTCGCTCACCAACACCTTGCTCAATCTGTGCATGCGGTAAAATCACGCAATACGGCGTTTGGGAATGCTCACATTGATCTACCAACTCCATCATAAAACTCAGTTTTTTTTCATGGTCTGCACTCGGCATTTGATGATATTCAATCTGCATCACATGCTGATCCACCAAATCTTCAAATTGTTTAACAAATAGTCCCTGCCCACGGGCTGCTTGTTTCCACGAAACGCTTTGTAAAGAATCTCCCAACTTAAAGTTACGCAGTTCCTTAAACTCATCTAAATCAGGGTCACCTGTATGTGAAAAGTGCTGCAAATTCTGTGAAAAAGCTTGAGCTTCAGGTGCGACCCAATAGTTTTCAGTTAAATAAATATAGGTCCACGCACGCACCAAACCGAGCGGATACGTAGAATAAATTTGAATCGGTGGGATTTTTAATTGACCACGCTGATCTGGGATCAAATGGATTTCAAAGCTTTGTTGTTTGTCTTGAAATAAAAAACTATGAATTTGAGCATCCTTATTTGATGCTTTGTACTCAGGATCACTGATTTTAAAATTTAAATACTTTGCGCTTGCCTGTGCTTGTTGCAAAATAATTTTAACCTTAAAAACTTCATTAACTTTGCCAACTTCATCGACCACCACTTGTAAAGTAACACCATGCAACTGCTTAAAACTCAAATAAAAACTGATACACAAAATCGCACTGATTAAAAAACAGAAAGCTAAAATCAGGTTATTGGCATAGTTGATTCCCGCTATAAAAGTGATGAATATTAAGACCAAATATAAAAAGCCTTGTTGGTAGATAAAAACTAAGACTTCATTTTGTTTTAATGTACGGATGCCTGTATAGCGAAAACGCAAATGTAGCCAGCGGACAAACCTTTCTTTTAACATGGTCAGTCCTGTCAACCTTTTACTGCAACTTTTTGCATCAATGCTTGTGTTTCTGCTTCGCCCAATCCAATTCGATGCGAAACCACAGCCACAAATACCGCTTGCACATCATCCGTAATGACAAACTGACGTTTTTCAATCAGTGCATATGCTTGAGCTGCTTTCTTTAATGCCAAAAGTCCACGTGTAGATAAGCCATGACGACCTTTACGAGTTTCTTCCGCCAAATCAAGTAAATAATCAAAAACCAAATCATTTATTGTAATTTTATTGGCATGACTTTGTAATTGCAAAATTTCCTGCTGTTCAAAAATAGATTGCAATTGGCTAATCAAATTCTGTCGTGAATCCTGCTGTAATAAGCTCTTTTCCGCAGCACGTGATGGATAGCCCAAGGATAGTCGCATGAGAAATCGATCGAGTTGAGATTCAGGTAGGCTGTAGGTTCCACTCTGGAATAATGGGTTTTGTGTGGCAATGACCCAAAATGGTTTGGGTAATTCATAACGTGTTCCATCGACCGTAACATTACCCTCCTCCATTGCCTCTAACAGTGCACTTTGAGTTTTAGGACTACAACGGTTAATTTCATCTGCTAATAATATTTGCGTGAAAATAGGACCATATTTAAACTCAAATTGATGTTCTTTTTGGTTAAACATATTAATCCCTATCACATCACTTGCCAGCATATCATTGGTAAATTGAATGCGTTGAAAATCTAAGCCAGCAAGGCGTGACAAACTACTCGCGAGTGTCGTCTTCCCCAACCCTGGCAAGTCTTCAAATAATAAATGCCCACCTGCGAGTAGGCTGCACAAAGCAAGTTTTGTTTGTTGAGGCTTATCTAAAATAATACGATTGATTTTTGTTAAGAATTGATCAATTTTTGGGTAGTATGCACCTAAATCTAAATGTTCATTTGTCTTATTTTGTTCTATAACTTTTGGTGTCGTTTTTCCCCAAATCACTTTTTATTCCCCAATAAAAATTTTAAGCAATTTGATTAACATACACGGTTTTAAGGAATACTCAAAGCGAATACAATAATGACTTCAACTTTACATAGTGTTTGTATAGAACTCTAATTAAAACGGCATCTTACGATGCCATTCATTTCATGCGAACTAATCATAAATGATTAACAAGGACACTTCTTCAAACCACCTTTTGCCGATGGATAGCGTGCATCGACACAATAACGATGAAAGGTTTTTTCATCCATCGCATCCATATCAGGATGGTGCTTTTTCATATGCTCCAGATAATTTTGATAATCAGGCACGCCCACCATTAACCGAAAACTCTGCTGCAAACGTGTCCACAAAGTTGCGATTCTCGACCAATTTTTGGGATTAAAAATCAGGTCTTTTTGCGACATGATGGTCATTTTGATGATTTTATAAATCACCGTTTTACCACTTTTGGCAAATTTAAGATTCATCTGACTTACCTCTCAAACATTAATGTTTCGCCGAAGTTACAACCGTATCTTCAGGGTCTGCATAAACCGCAGGCGCTTCATTTACAGTTGGTGTTGGACTCGCCAAGGCACGACGAATCACACCAATCGCAGCAAAAATCATAATAATCGCCACAATCATAAAGAATGCACATAAAGCTGCATTAATTTGATTTGACAATACAATGGTTTGCATTTCTTCCAGTGTTTTAGCAGGTTTTAAAATCTCACCTTTGGCAATTGCATCAGAGAATTTATTGGCTTGTGCCAAGAAACCGATTTTCGGATTTTCATGGAAGATTTTTTGCCAACCTGCAGTCATACAAGTAATGATTAAGAAAATAGTTGGGAGAATCGTCACCCACACATATTTTTCTTTCTTCATTTTAAACAAGATGACCGTACCTAGAGTCAATGCCATCGCCGCAAGCATTTGGTTACCAATACCAAATAGTGGCCATAAGCTGTTAATACCACCGAGTGGATCGACCACACCTTGGTAAACGAAGAACCCCCAACCTGCTACTGCAACGGCAG
The DNA window shown above is from Acinetobacter piscicola and carries:
- a CDS encoding DUF58 domain-containing protein; amino-acid sequence: MLKERFVRWLHLRFRYTGIRTLKQNEVLVFIYQQGFLYLVLIFITFIAGINYANNLILAFCFLISAILCISFYLSFKQLHGVTLQVVVDEVGKVNEVFKVKIILQQAQASAKYLNFKISDPEYKASNKDAQIHSFLFQDKQQSFEIHLIPDQRGQLKIPPIQIYSTYPLGLVRAWTYIYLTENYWVAPEAQAFSQNLQHFSHTGDPDLDEFKELRNFKLGDSLQSVSWKQAARGQGLFVKQFEDLVDQHVMQIEYHQMPSADHEKKLSFMMELVDQCEHSQTPYCVILPHAQIEQGVGERHYIQVKTLLAQA
- a CDS encoding AAA family ATPase, yielding MIWGKTTPKVIEQNKTNEHLDLGAYYPKIDQFLTKINRIILDKPQQTKLALCSLLAGGHLLFEDLPGLGKTTLASSLSRLAGLDFQRIQFTNDMLASDVIGINMFNQKEHQFEFKYGPIFTQILLADEINRCSPKTQSALLEAMEEGNVTVDGTRYELPKPFWVIATQNPLFQSGTYSLPESQLDRFLMRLSLGYPSRAAEKSLLQQDSRQNLISQLQSIFEQQEILQLQSHANKITINDLVFDYLLDLAEETRKGRHGLSTRGLLALKKAAQAYALIEKRQFVITDDVQAVFVAVVSHRIGLGEAETQALMQKVAVKG
- a CDS encoding YbdD/YjiX family protein, which encodes MNLKFAKSGKTVIYKIIKMTIMSQKDLIFNPKNWSRIATLWTRLQQSFRLMVGVPDYQNYLEHMKKHHPDMDAMDEKTFHRYCVDARYPSAKGGLKKCPC